The Mauremys reevesii isolate NIE-2019 linkage group 1, ASM1616193v1, whole genome shotgun sequence genome has a segment encoding these proteins:
- the LOC120380586 gene encoding olfactory receptor 51G2-like: MKESSKLLRPTQYIMSAVNDTKFKFAVFLLTGIPGQENAYLWISVPFFLMYVISIVGNSVILFIIKTDPNLHEPMYIFLSMLAVTDLGLSIATMPTILGVFWFDSREISLDACFAQLFFIHTLQCIESSVLLLMAFDRFIAICNPLRYASILTLPRIAKTGLVFVLRGVALIFPLPFLVKRFRYCRANVLSHSYCLHQDVMKMACADITVNNIYGLSVALLTMGLDSLLIFLSYVLILKTVLSIASSTECLTALNTCVSHLCAVLLFYIPEIGLALIHRFGNSSSHFLQILLGYVYMMVPPLINPIVYSVKSKHLRARIIRAFVK; this comes from the exons AT gaaggaaagcTCAAAACTCCTCAGACCTACCCAgtacattatgtcagctgtcaatgacaccaaattcaaatttgcagtgttccttctcactgggatacctgggcaggaaaaCGCATATCTCTGGATCTCTGTCCCCTTCTTCTTAATGTATGTTATTtcaatagtaggaaattcagtcattctgttcattataaaaacagatccaaacctccatgagcccatgtacattttcctttccatgttggccgtcacagaccttggcttatcAATAGCCACCATGCCGACGATACTGGGCGTATTCTGGTTTGACTCTAGGGAAATCAGCCTCGATGCCTGTTttgcccagctgttcttcatccacacGCTTCAATGCATCGAATCTTCCGTGCTCTTGctgatggcctttgaccgcttcatcgcgatctgtaacccactgagatatgcttccatcttaaccctgccAAGAATTGCCAAAACGGGACTGGTGTTTGTGCTAAGGGGAGTAGCCCTAATATTCCCACTCCCTTTTCTCGTGAAACGGTTCCGATACTGTCGAGCCAATGttctctcccattcctactgcctgcaccaggaTGTCATGAAGATGGCCTGTGCGGATATCACAGTAAACAACATCTATGGCTTGTCTGTTGCACTCTTAACAATGGGGTTGGATTCgctgctcatcttcctctcttatgTGCTGATCCTCAAAACAGTACTGAGCATCGCATCCTCCACAGAGTGCCTCACGGCCCTGAACACCTGTGTCTCTCACCTCTGTGCCGTCCTGCTGTTCTACATACCAGAGATTGGGCTGGCTCTGATACACAGATTCGGGAACAGCTCTTCTCACTTTCTTCAGATTCTTCTGGGCTACGTCTACATGATGGTCCCACCCCTGATAAATCCAATCGTGTACagtgtgaaaagcaaacaccttcgtgcGAGGATAATCAGGGCATTTGTGAAGTGA